One Stigmatopora nigra isolate UIUO_SnigA chromosome 1, RoL_Snig_1.1, whole genome shotgun sequence DNA segment encodes these proteins:
- the nol4lb gene encoding nucleolar protein 4-like b: MFLEHKSENKPTDQDDASVSGKDEADMSEPSWLAADPGATSQLALAGRAENMRHSPNIGGNREDDDDSSSESGSGLPTLTPPSSSAAAIVREAEVVNGNGGPLPLDFSTPTSSSSEDHQPMNLSDPCPQRPPQGATHLPVTVSAAAAALLGALHPNVPEELRRKYPLAAKPPLAPHPALPAPHAYAHGGELRLDRDYGSKSPVYSSGGSYDSIKMETSAEDLSASRLGGPVAPDDDDDEHDEHDDSDKINDTEGVDPERLKAFNMFVRLFVDENLDRMVPISKQPKEKIQAIIESCSRQFPEFQERARKRIRTYLKSCRRMKKNGMETRPTPPHLTSAMAENILAAACESESRNAAKRMRLDAYHDEQISLDKPSSGAPREPASLVSSAFSLAASTFSNQEPQVYINGAGLSYGYRGYLGLSGAVQHPVTLTTASQSNGPTDLSMKSLSSANMATANHCLGGRGSSSGASAQLSQPEIAAVRQLIAGYRESAAFLLRSADELESLILQQN, from the exons ATGTTCTTAGAGCACAAATCCGAAAACAAACCCACCGACCAG GATGACGCATCAGTGAGCGGTAAGGACGAGGCCGACATGAGCGAGCCCTCGTGGCTGGCAGCCGACCCAGGAGCGACGTCACAGCTAGCACTTGCGGGCAGAGCAGAGAACATGCGACACAGTCCAAACATTGGCGGCAACAGGGAGGATGACG ACGATTCATCGTCCGAGAGCGGCAGCGGTCTTCCCACCCTCACCCCTCCATCCTCCTCTGCCGCCGCCATTGTCAGGGAAGCTGAGGTTGTCAACGGGAATGGTGGCCCCCTCCCTCTAGACTTCAGCACGCCCACATCTTCATCCTCTGAAGACCATCAACCCATGAACCTGAGTGACCCATGCCCCCAAAGACCGCCCCAGGGAGCCACCCACCTTCCCGTGACCGTGTCGGCGGCAGCGGCAGCCCTGCTCGGCGCCTTGCATCCCAATGTACCCGAGGAGCTGCGCAGGAAGTACCCGCTGGCCGCCAAACCTCCTCTGGCTCCTCATCCCGCGTTGCCCGCACCACACGCTTACGCACATGGAGGGGAACTGCGACTTGACCGTGACTATGGCAGCAAG TCTCCTGTGTACAGCTCCGGCGGCAGCTACGACAGCATCAAAATGGAAACGAGTGCAGAAGACCTGAGCGCCAGTCGTCTCGGAGGCCCCGTTGCCcccgatgatgacgacgatgagcATGACGAGCACGACGACAGCGACAAGATCAATGACACAGAGGGCGTCGACCCAGAGAGACTGAAGGCTTTCAAT ATGTTCGTGCGCCTGTTTGTGGACGAGAACCTCGACAGGATGGTCCCCATCTCCAAGCAGCCCAAAGAGAAGATCCAGGCCATCATTGAGTCCTGCAGCAGACAATTTCCAGAATTCCAAGAACGGGCCCGCAAGCGGATTCGCACCTACCTCAAATCCTGCCGACGCATGAAGAAAAACGGCATGGAG ACACGTCCCACTCCACCTCACCTCACCTCCGCCATGGCAGAGAACATCCTGGCCGCTGCTTGCGAGAGCGAATCGCGCAACGCTGCCAAGAGGATGCGCCTGGACGCCTATCAC GATGAGCAGATCTCGCTGGACAAACCCTCCAGCGGCGCACCAAGGGAGCCAGCATCGCTCGTATCCTCTGCCTTCTCACTGGCCGCATCCACCTTCTCCAACCAAGAACCGCAGGTCTACATCAATGGCGCCGGCCTCAGTTACGGTTACCGTGGATACCTGGGCCTGAGCGGCGCCGTGCAGCATCCCGTTACCCTGACGACCGCCTCACAGAGCAACG GCCCTACAGACCTCAGCATGAAATCGCTCTCATCCGCCAACATGGCCACCGCCAACCACTGTCTGGGTGGACGTGGCAGCAGCAGCGGCGCCTCGGCGCAACTCAGCCAACCCGAGATCGCGGCCGTGCGTCAGCTGATCGCCGGGTACCGGGAGTCGGCCGCCTTCCTCCTGCGCTCTGCCGACGAGTTGGAGAGCCTGATCCTGCAGCAGAACTGA
- the commd7 gene encoding COMM domain-containing protein 7 yields the protein MLQLHFTKDALPNSISGDFNNLNKFTDEQFIRLVEILFQFLLDPKAVEKLMQQLSDFADENRMSAGPLKNLMKSVILVPQGAIKKNLTSVQLKEDLQTLGLHEDKAAHFSQQWEEHRATLCRLAVRQILTVNRLVDMEWKFGVTVGTSEIHKMSNIFLQLKLVVQKGNSTENLYMELSLPQFYSFLHEMERAKASMDAIS from the exons atgTTGCAGCTTCACTTCACTAAAGATGCTTTACCAAACTCTATCAGCGGCGACTTCAACAACCTTAATAAATTCACCGATGAG CAATTTATTCGTCTGGTGGAAATCCTTTTCCAGTTTTTGCTCGATCCAAAAGCG GTAGAGAAATTGATGCAGCAGCTGAGTGATTTTGCAGATGAAAATAGGATGAGTGCAGGCCCACTAAAGAACCTGATGAAGAGTGTCATTCTTGTGCCGCAGG GTGCAATTAAGAAAAATCTAACTTCTGTGCAACTGAAAGAAGATTTGCAGACCTTAG GTCTTCATGAGGACAAGGCGGCTCACTTTTCTCAACAG TGGGAAGAGCATCGTGCGACACTTTGTAGACTGGCAGTGAGGCAAATATTGACTGTCAACAGACTGGTGGACATGGAATGGAAGTTTGGTG TGACTGTTGGCACGAGTGAGATCCACAAGATGAGCAACATCTTTCTCCAG CTCAAATTGGTCGTCCAGAAGGGAAATTCAACAGAAAACCTCTACATGG aattGTCTCTTCCCCAGTTTTACAGCTTCCTGCACGAAATGGAGAGAGCCAAGGCCAGCATGGATGCTATTAGTTGA